The following is a genomic window from Dryobates pubescens isolate bDryPub1 chromosome 29, bDryPub1.pri, whole genome shotgun sequence.
GCTGCTTATGAATATGTACAGGATGGACTCTGCCCAGCAGGCTTTTAATGAGAGTGACATCAAAGCCCTGCCTGCCGGAGGAGGGGACCCACAATGCAATACGCAGGCAGACGTGGAGCTCCCCAGCGGCTGGCATCGCTGCTGCGGGCAGAGACCCTCCATTGtcagccctggaggggctgctggggcctcAGGCCTTCcatgggggtgcagggagagactcctcagcccccaggctggctTTAGAGAGCGTCTCCGGGGTCGGCCGCGCCAAGAGCGTGCCCTGGAGGCGGTGTCGGGGGTGGGGGCACACGTCCTGCGCCGCTGGGGCTCGGGAGGGGAGCGTGGTGCTGCCCTCCTGACCCCCCGGGAGCTGGGCTGCCATGAGCTCTCAGGATGAGcagttcccagcagcagcccctcaggcagcagcttcctccagtgatgatgGCATGACCTGGTGGTACAGGTGGCTCTGCAGGATTGCCGGGGTCACCGGGGGCCTGTGTAAGTAtcgccctccctgccagcccagcctgcaccccCGGGGTCGCTCCTGCATGCCAGCCGGGGCCTGCTGGCCTCCTCTTGGGGTCACCTtggtgcagggaggggggatGGCCATGACAATCCCTTGGGCTTATGGGGCTGTGTCTGCTCTGAGACACTGGGTCTGGGTGGGTGGAAGAGTCCTGGCCGTGCCCAAAgaggggaggtggcagctggcGGAGCCAGGGTGCGCTTTGCGCGCTGCTCAACTTTGGCACCAGGGAAGAAGGACATCGTGGGGGGGACCTGCGAGTCCTTCTTGGCTCCTGGAAggggtgggagcagcagctgagcccctgGTCCTTCCAGGAGGGGTGTGGGCAGGTCAGAATGATttagctgggggtgctcagcagggtcaggctcagggggcttggagaggagccGTGGCGGGGGTTGGTTCATCCTGTTCGGCGCTCAGGTGTttgtgtgctcctgcagcttgcttgctttccccaCCCTGACTGCTGGAGGAtgtttcctgctcctcctgtggATTGCAGAGAGCCTGCCTGTGGTTTGGGGGAGCTTTTGGAGGGCTTGTTTTGCAGGGCTAATGGACTGGGTCTGTGTTGTGTGTTTTGAAGGGGTTTAGTCTTGCCGACAGAGACGGAGCCGACGTGCAGCGCAGGGACTTTGGCTGAGCTCTCTGTTACCTGCTGCtgaaggggggcagggggggagggaagcctTTTCCCAGGGAAAAAGGGGAACAAAAAGAGTCCTTGCAACTTTGCCAGAGATCAGCCTGTCCTGTGGTGCTGTTTTGCTACATTCTGTGGAGAGATTAATAGCTCTTAAAAGCAGGAGGGACTGTCACGACCGCCgaggctgagctcctgcagagcacaggatgGAGAATTTCTTCAGCTTCAGGTCCACCACTTCTAGTCCAACCAGAGCGCTGCTCAGCCACTGCACTCAGCCCTGATTTATTCCTTTGGCTGCtgagccccctctctccctgccccctttccctctctcctccttgccTCCAGACTTGCCCCAGAAGCCCCCGGAGCCTtcagagccagccctggagcGCGTGGTGCGGTCCGGCGGGCTCCTCGCAGCCCTGTTTCGGCTGGGCTGGTGAAAGGTTGTGCTGCTCTCACCGGGTTATGGCTCAGGTGCTGACACCCCGGAGGTGTGAAAGGCTTGGGCAGGAGTTGCTCTTCTGGGGCGAAGCGTCCTGGCCTCGCCGCGCTCCGCCTGGGGCCTCAGCGCCGCCGCTCCCAGCCGGCGGCCAGGAGGCCAGCTGGGACCTGTCTCCGGTGCaggtcccagcccagggctcagtgcagcagcagcatctttcccacgggctggggctgcacacttcttttcccccctgtgcCTTTGCTCCATGCAGAGCTCAGGGGGAGCCAGGGATGGAGggtgaagggctggggagggctgggtcaCGCTGGAGGCGTcgctcagcccctgccagggcagctcttgAGTGGCTTACCAAGGGCAAGCCTTGAAGATGTGTTTTTGGCTCTGCCTTCCTGTTTCAAAGCAGCTGAATTGTGCTTGGATTATTTCCCCCAACCTTTTGttcacagctctggctgctcagggcttggtTTTTTGTTAAAGCACAGCTGAGAGTTTCACATCTTGGGGCGAGTCTGGGAGAGGAAGCTGTTGGAGGAGCCAGGACCTCAACAGGATTGGAGGACTCCTCTTTCCAAGGGTGTGTAGCAAGAGGCcagaggggcaatggcttgaaactggagcagggcagatttaggttggacgtgaggaggaggctcttcactgtgaggggaGCGAAATACTGGaaggggttgcccagagagggggtggaggcctcatccctggagatgttcaaggtcagacttgatgtggccctgagcagagcagcctgctcaagctgggggtgtccctgctgactgctggcaagttggagaagatgaccttggagggtccctttcagcccaatgcattctgtgattccatgagtccACTTGCTCTGTAGCCCTGACAGTCCCCTTCAGGAGGCTCTTCAGGCAGCATGAGACACAGGCTCCTGTTAGGAGCAGGGGAATGGGGGGCTGTGGAAAGAGCCAACCCTCCAGTGGCCCTCTTCAGAATTGCTCCTTGCTCAGCATCCCCTTGGTGAAGGTGAACAGCTTGGACAAGGGGTGGCTggtagcagggcagggctggagtctgctgctgctgccctcagagcTTGCTGTGAAAGAGCAGAAGTCACTTACAAGGATTTGGAGCAGCTGGTTTGGGGTCCTGCTACAGGGCTGGGTTGTTTCCTGCAGAGGGTGAACAATTCCCTGCAGAAAGGGTGAGAAAGTTTGTTAgaggaggtgaggctggcagggagcatctcccacatgCAGGCACCTGCAGCTCACAACTTCCTCAAGCCAGAAAGGTCCAGGGGTGGGAGCAGAAACCAAGACAAACAACATTCAGGATCTGTTCCTGGCTTGGTGACCTTGGCCAagtcccttctctccctcctgttCCTGTTTGTAAGAGGACAAGGAGAGTCTGTGGCGTCTGTCAAACGCTCCAGGAGCTAAAATAGGCCTCTGTGGAGGACACTGACCAGCTGCTGGACATGAATAGAGCCTTTGTAGGGTGTAGTGTTCTGCCCCCTCCACCACTTGAGCTCCCAGTTGTTTGTGCTTCCTCAGGGATTCAGGATGCAACAGCAGGGAAACaaatggcagagctgcctgtgtgccATGGCTTGCATGCCACTGAGCACTGTCCCAGGGacccacagaatggcttggatcagaaggggccttcaagatcagccagttccagccccctgccatgggcagggacacctcccaccagcccaggttgctcagggcctcctccagcctggccttgagcacctccagggaggacacatccccagccttccctgggcaacctgtgccagtgcctccccaccctcactgtcaagagttCTTTCCCAATCTCCACTCCaagtctgccctcctccagtttaaagccattatcTGCATTTTAAACCAGGCCTCTGGTTTGCCAGACAGAAGTCCCTGGCCTGGCAGCTCCATCCCCtttggctgctgagggaggcaggagctgatcccagcagaaggatggagctggctgctgtgggatgtgatgctctgcagaggagactgaAGGTCACCCAATCGTTATCTCTGTGGCTGTTGGCAGCCACCACCGAGCTCTGTGTCCCTGCCATCAGCAACCCctgagcccttccctgctgcttgctgctcctgctgactgggGGACTTGCTCAGCTCAGGCTTGCTGGGTCATTGGtcccctggcagctgggctgggtgctcagctgagcttcctgcaggggctccagggttggttttggggtgttggagGACAGGACCACCTCTCTTTGGCTGGACTGCaaaaaaggaggcaaaaaaagCCTGCTTAGAGAGCATGGCAGCTGGTCTCCATCCATGGTTCTCtggtgcagcccagctgtgcagctgtggatGGACCTctatgctctgctgtgctgtgcagcaaggcagggtcctgccccagccccggccaCCTTCTGAGGAGAGTTCTGGGGGTGCTGTTCTAATTGTGAAGCACCAGAAATGTCCTTTCCTGAGCCCCCATCCCTCAAGGGGTGTCAAAGCTGTGCAGaactggtgctgagggccatggttcagtggtgacctggcagtgctgggcagggcttgatgatctgaaagctcttttccaaccaaaacaattctgtggctgctcacagcagctctgctcagagacCTCTTTAGCAAAACACCAGCAGGCACCTGGAATAGCCAGccccagaggagctctgctgctcctccctgtgctgctggtcccccccagccagctgggaagggctgagcAGTTTCAGCTGAGCTTTGCAGGGTGTTGTTTGCCATGGGCTCAGGTtccaggtgagcagcagcagccctttggTGTCGGTGGCTTGGGGCCATATcaagtgccagcagctctctgcaagtTTAAtgaggcagaggggaggctgTAAGACCTCTCCAGGGCCAGCAAACCTTTCCACCCCCCATcctgtgctcctctgcacaggctgctctgcagtgcccagaggggctggctCAGGCAAgggctcctctgggcagcccctgctctACCAACAGCCcaaaagagaggagagcagaatgGTGCTGGTGTGGCTGCAAGGTCctggtgcagggcagagctgggaggggaagcactgggctgctctgggtggtCACTGAGAGcctctctgctttccagcctgtGCCTTTGCTGGCCTCTGGAACTGTGTCACCATCAACCCCCTGAACATCGCAGCTGGCGTCTGGATGATGTGAGCAGAGtctctgtgctggggggggggagcttcAGCTGGCAAATGTCACCAggcaaggggcagagctgccctgctgttGGGCACTGGGTGTGAGGGAAATGCCCCTCAGGGTCTGTGGATTGCCAGGCCTTGTTCCATCGGTGGGGGGGAGGTGCTGTTCAGGCTCTTCTCTTACACATCTCAAGGTAAATCCTGGGATGCCCTCACCCAAACTGAGTCCGGgggtccagggctggggaccctgggatgggctgcccagggaggttgtggatgccctctccctggaggtgttcaaggccaggttggatgagggcttgagcaagctgggctggtgggaggtgtccctgcccacggcagggggtcaGAACTGGacgatccttaaggtcccttccaacccaacccattcccagcagtgggtggggagggagcacaggtccccaggggctggggggcatggCTGGCCCTCTCTGTGGGCCACATGGGGCTgactctgctttgctctctctctggagGCTCAATGCCTTTGTGCTGTTCCTGTGTGAGGCTCCCTTCTGCTGCCAGTTCATCGAGTTCGCCAACGCCGTCGCTGCCAGGGCGGACAGGCTGCGGCCCTGGCACAAAGCTGCCTTCTACTGCGGGTGAGGAACCtcctcctgggctgtgctggggaggctgggacACGAGGCAGTGATGTGTGCTCGCAGCCCAGAGCCAAccttgtcctgggctgcagcaagagaagtgtagccagcagctcaagggagggggttctgccccttcgctctgctctgccctgctgagaccccacctggagcactgcatccgcTTCTGGGGCCAAGGAacggctggagagggtccagagggtgccacaaagatggtcagagggctggagaacctcccctagagggacagcctgggggagatcagcctggagaagagaaggctctggggagaccttagagctgccttccaggatGTGAAGTGtgccacaggagagctggggagggacatttccTAAgggtgccaggacaagggacactGGGTGGAAATtagagcaggggagattggGAGCggggattaggaagaagttcttgacagtGGGGGTGGAGAgacaccggcacaggctgcccagggaaggctgtggatgtgtcccctccctggaggtgttccaggctggatgagaccttgagcaggctgtgctgctgggaggtgtcctgcccgtggcagggggctggagctggctgatcttgaaggccccttcccacccaacccactcCATGCACCTCCAAtcctcctggggctggctggggctcccagctgctcccggGGAGCTCAGCCCAGGGGGGCAGGTTGGGATGCATGTGGGCAGCCCGTGGGGGCTCCCTGCAGCCGtggggggcagagcctggctctgaggGCTGCCTGTCTCCCGCAGGATGGCCGTGGTGCCGGTGATGCTCAGCCTGACGCTGACCACGCTCTTCGGCAACGCCGTCGCCTTCGGCACCGGAGTGCTCTACGGCCTCTCCGCCCTGGGCAAGAAGTAagagggctctgcctgctggggggagggcagggcaagggcctccagcctcccctccatCTGCCTCCCTGAGCCTGCGCCCTCCTCTCTGCACTAATCACGCTTCCAGGTGTAAATGCTGCTGCGGGACACCTCCCTGCCGCCATCCCTCgaggtggagcaggctgcccagggaggctgtggctgcctcctccccttgagcagcctgggctggggggaggtgtccctgcccatggcaggggggtggaactggatgtgctttaaggtccctcccaacccagtcCACGAATCTATGCATCTCAAATCCTCCTCAGGTTTGCTGAGGGGCAAAGCAGTTCCCTGGGAGCTCAGCTGCGGGTCCCAGCTCTCGTCCTGCAGCTGTTGGACTTGGGGAcccagctctggggacaggcagcagctttggtggggtTCAGCAAGTCTCCTGTCTCCCCCTTGGTATGAGAGAGACCCAccccccaggctgggagggccctgtgcagggtgcagcaggcagcttggtgggcagcaggggctggcatgCCCACGCTGCCCCTTgtctccacaggggagatgccATCACCTACGCCaggatccagcagcagcagaagcagctggatgaggagaagctgacagGGACCCTGGAGGGACAGGCTCTGTGAAGCACCTGAGCTGGACACTCAGATGGTGAAGATGTGGAgatcccctctgccctcccctctccccacccccctctcccttACCCTGTGATTTCCCTGGACACTGCAGCAAGTGGAGAtctcaggggctggggcaggctctgccctcttctCTCACCAGCAGCCAGACCTCAGTGTGTtggtctctctcctcctctaccCTCACCCAGACATCTCACAGTCCTCCTGGCTTTTAATTTATggagtttggggttggttttctcctttgctgcagtggtgctggctctgtgctggctgctttgcCAGCCTGATCAGGTAACCTTGCCTTGGACaaggcagccaggggagctgctcctgggtggGCTGAGCGTGGGCAGGGCAcaggtgccagccccctgcctctctgctgctctcacatggggctcagggagctgctggcttcaCACCCTGGGGGTCAGCTGCCGTTGCACAGGCCACATTTCCCAGGTCTGATCACTAAGCCAGGGTCTGGCAACAGATGGTGATGCTTAAGCTGGGCCTTGTTCCACTGAGGCTGTTCCAGCACAGGCACTGATGCATGGGGAAAGACCTCAGCAAAAACCTCATGTAGAGACAAGAACcatctgcagaggagctgccagaggTGCTGGGGCACACCCTGGAACCCACAAAGCACAGTCCCCacctcctctggatgcagcctcAGGTAGCTCCTGCAACCTACTTGAATTACAATGAATGACTTTGTCTCACTGAGGGGAATTTGCTTCTGCCTCCCTCtttggctggggcaggagggaaatAAGGGCTTGcagaagggtgctgctgctggagccaaggGGGATGCTCTGCTGGTGTGCAAGGGCATCCTTCTCTTGTGAGCCTGGGGCTCTCTTCTCTTACCTCTCACTccctgcatctgctgctgcttgcaccaCCCATCCCTCCACAGCAGGGGCCTGCTCTTTGCTTCTGGCTGGTCCATTCTTTGGGCTGGTGGTGTTGGGGACCACCTCTGGAGGGGTTTTTGTCTGGGGAGGTGAAACATCCTTCcactgcaggcacagaggggcctggagccttgctggctgggcagctgggatGTCTCTGCATCCTCACTCCAGGCTCCACCAGTGGCTTTTGCATCTTGTCTTCTGTTTCCTGTGTGTCAGGCAGCACAAAACTCACTGAGTGCAGAGCTCCCTCTCCTCGCTGTgacttctgctgggctggggttaATTTATTGGAGTTTTACACTCCAGCCTCTCATTTTGAGTAGGGTAGGGGGCAAGAATTTATTTCTAGTGGTTTAAGTGTTTGGATGGGACTCAGTTTCCCTGGGTGTAGGAGAAAGGAGTGCTCTGAATCCTGTCCTTCAAAGGGCTGCTTCATGTCACTGGGGGGAGAGGTCTCCAAGCCCAGGGTGAGCCCTGGGATGCTGTAAAATCCTTTTTCAGCCTTTAGAGTGTTTCTCATGCTTTTGGAAAGTGTTGTCCTTTGACCCCTTTGTGTTGTCCTTTGACCCCTTTGTCTTCTTCTGGGCCACAGGCTTGACAAAGTTTGGTTTCTCCCCTCTTCAGGGTGGAAacctgggctgtggctgggggtCTGTactcagcagccagggcaggcagcagctgtggggagcaggggcacTGAGGACTGCAGCctgtccttcccctcctgccctggggggctgagctgctgctgccacccacacTTTGTGGTCCCCTCTGAGTCCCTGGGGTCGTGCTgtgggctgggagaggctgctggaggctgggtgctgcctgtggctgctgggcagtgctggtgggaggctgtCTCTAGGAGATGCTCTCCCTGCTGGTCTGGTGTCTGCTGGAGTCAGCTGAGTGTCCCCAGCACGttgctggcagagcctgggacggagctggggctggaaggggcttgcTGGGCACACGTGCAGCACGTCCCTGGAGCTCAGGGAGCtaagctgccagctggggttaGCTGATGTTTGCTCCTTGGAGTTCAGGGAGGTGTGAGGATTTACACCACTCAGGAACGTGGCTGGGGTTCAGTTACACACAGCTGGATGCTGGGCAGCCACTTTGTGCTAAGTCCTCCTCCCCCAGGGCTCTGACAGCAGCTTGTCTGGGACACAGGGcaggcaccagcagcccaggggcagcttgctTCAATCGAGGTCCTGCTCTTGcagtctccagctctgggctgctccctCTTGCTGCAGACAGTCCCTGGGGCACTGCCCTTCCTTGtgggtgtgtgtgcaggggccacaagctcc
Proteins encoded in this region:
- the CACFD1 gene encoding calcium channel flower homolog, with amino-acid sequence MSSQDEQFPAAAPQAAASSSDDGMTWWYRWLCRIAGVTGGLSCAFAGLWNCVTINPLNIAAGVWMMLNAFVLFLCEAPFCCQFIEFANAVAARADRLRPWHKAAFYCGMAVVPVMLSLTLTTLFGNAVAFGTGVLYGLSALGKKGDAITYARIQQQQKQLDEEKLTGTLEGQAL